From one Alphaproteobacteria bacterium genomic stretch:
- a CDS encoding response regulator produces the protein MASILVVDDEHEATTTLSKFLETRGYTIDTAANGSEALDRVRETHYELVMTDLRMPGMDGADFLARVRLEQPQLPIVVMTGHTNLGGQDEIWARAGVTTVLQKPLNLREVSGILREMLR, from the coding sequence ATGGCGAGCATTCTGGTTGTCGACGATGAGCACGAAGCGACCACGACCTTGTCCAAATTCCTGGAGACGCGCGGTTACACGATAGATACCGCGGCGAACGGGTCGGAGGCGCTCGATCGTGTTCGCGAGACCCACTACGAACTGGTGATGACCGACTTGCGGATGCCGGGCATGGATGGCGCAGATTTCCTGGCGCGGGTGCGCCTGGAGCAACCACAACTTCCGATTGTCGTGATGACGGGGCACACCAACCTTGGTGGCCAGGATGAGATTTGGGCGCGCGCGGGTGTCACGACGGTATTGCAGAAACCGTTGAATCTAAGGGAAGTTTCGGGAATTCTTCGAGAAATGCTGCGGTAG
- a CDS encoding N-acetyltransferase family protein, translating into MRDACTHDAAAIQAIYATHVLNGLASFEEVPPDAGEMARRMTSIQAKGLPYIVAEREGRIGGYAYASPFRERSAYRYTVEDSVYIAPDALRLGLGRTLLSEVITRCTEAGYRQMIAVIGDSENRSSIGLHTHLGFETIGTMPAVGFKFGRWVDSVRMQRALGPGASTPPRRSDDDPE; encoded by the coding sequence CTGCGCGATGCGTGCACGCACGACGCGGCGGCCATCCAGGCGATCTACGCCACGCATGTTCTGAACGGGCTCGCCTCGTTCGAAGAAGTGCCACCCGACGCCGGCGAGATGGCGCGGCGCATGACGAGCATTCAGGCAAAAGGCCTGCCCTACATCGTCGCCGAGCGTGAAGGCCGGATCGGCGGATACGCGTATGCCAGCCCGTTTCGCGAGCGTTCAGCGTATCGTTATACGGTCGAGGACTCGGTCTACATCGCGCCCGACGCATTGCGTCTCGGGCTCGGCCGGACCCTGCTGAGTGAAGTGATCACGCGTTGCACCGAGGCGGGATATCGGCAGATGATCGCGGTCATTGGCGACAGCGAAAACAGAAGCTCGATCGGCCTCCACACCCATCTTGGGTTCGAAACGATCGGCACGATGCCGGCCGTCGGATTTAAATTCGGGCGTTGGGTCGACAGCGTACGCATGCAACGCGCACTCGGCCCCGGCGCGTCTACGCCGCCACGGCGTTCCGACGACGACCCGGAATGA
- a CDS encoding ABC transporter permease, with protein sequence MTALAADAYTDANFTIGSAGTDTGEDGWVLNLDGAWITQQIAAVDQKLRVLEMPTQGSAVIEIGGVTSLDTAGAWLIHRTELALLERGNAVDCRSAIPAYARLLATVRANDAHTPEPPEPTNAFIAMIERVGRATVDAAVEAHDLINFLGHSVIVLGHSIVRPGHIRFTSLVHHIEQAGLNALPIVGLISFLIGIVLAFQGAEQLSKFGAEIFTVNIVAQGVLREMGVLLTAIILAGRSGSAFTAQIGTMKVREEVDAMRTIGLDPMQVLVLPRLWALVICLPLLTFYANLMGLLGGAIMATVTLDLTFFQFVRQLSGAVTLWTFWIGLIKAPVFGFIIGLVGCYEGMRVSGSAESVGRMTTRAVVEAIFLVIVLDALFSILFAILGV encoded by the coding sequence ATGACCGCGCTCGCCGCCGACGCATACACGGACGCCAATTTCACCATCGGCTCCGCCGGCACCGATACTGGAGAAGACGGCTGGGTCCTCAACCTCGATGGCGCGTGGATCACTCAGCAAATCGCCGCCGTGGACCAGAAGCTTCGGGTTCTCGAAATGCCCACACAAGGAAGCGCTGTTATCGAAATCGGCGGCGTCACCAGCCTCGACACCGCGGGCGCATGGCTGATCCATCGCACCGAGCTCGCACTGCTCGAGCGCGGCAACGCAGTCGATTGTCGGTCCGCCATCCCGGCCTATGCGCGCCTGCTCGCAACGGTGCGTGCCAACGACGCCCATACGCCCGAGCCGCCGGAGCCGACCAACGCCTTTATCGCGATGATCGAGCGGGTCGGACGGGCCACGGTGGACGCGGCCGTGGAAGCACACGACCTGATCAACTTCCTTGGCCATTCCGTCATTGTGCTTGGCCATTCCATTGTCCGCCCTGGCCACATCCGCTTCACATCCCTGGTCCACCATATCGAGCAGGCCGGTCTGAACGCGTTGCCGATCGTCGGATTGATATCCTTCCTGATCGGCATCGTGCTGGCCTTTCAGGGTGCCGAACAACTCAGCAAATTCGGCGCCGAGATATTCACTGTAAATATCGTCGCCCAGGGCGTATTGCGCGAAATGGGTGTCCTGTTGACCGCCATCATTCTGGCCGGCCGGTCCGGCAGCGCCTTCACCGCACAGATCGGGACGATGAAGGTCCGCGAGGAGGTCGACGCCATGCGCACGATCGGCCTCGACCCGATGCAGGTACTCGTCCTGCCGCGCCTTTGGGCGCTCGTCATCTGCCTGCCGCTATTGACCTTCTACGCCAACCTCATGGGCCTGCTCGGCGGCGCGATCATGGCCACCGTCACCCTCGACCTGACATTCTTTCAGTTCGTCCGGCAACTGAGCGGTGCGGTCACCTTGTGGACATTCTGGATCGGGCTGATCAAGGCGCCGGTGTTTGGTTTCATCATCGGCCTCGTGGGCTGTTACGAGGGGATGCGCGTGTCGGGCAGTGCGGAATCCGTCGGCCGCATGACCACCCGCGCCGTTGTCGAAGCAATCTTCCTGGTGATCGTGCTCGATGCGTTGTTCTCAATTCTGTTCGCGATCCTGGGGGTCTAG
- a CDS encoding MlaD family protein has product METRANYLLVGSFVLLIVAGTVMFILWLAKFQFDQQFTRYDIDFPGSVSGLKTGATVELNGIPVGEVIDIRIDPDNVERVKVTIEVPASTPVRADTVANMQLQGITGGVSIQLSGGTQDAPPLKARPGKKNAVIASQSSALEQFLEGAPELLTGLQTLVARAARLLNTDNQDAFAQTLANAAALTGALAARTGDIELLLSEASGTMTNLREASRTMVALSARADATLASVGSAANSVTSTVEASQPDLAALIVDLRRTSNSITTMTDEMNALIEENRPSLRDFTGDGLYELTSFLTEARALIDGLDRVTTQVERDPARFLFGNQQQGYETAR; this is encoded by the coding sequence ATGGAAACCCGCGCAAACTATCTTCTGGTTGGCAGCTTCGTGCTCCTGATTGTCGCAGGCACGGTCATGTTCATTCTGTGGCTGGCAAAGTTCCAGTTCGACCAGCAGTTCACGCGCTACGACATTGATTTTCCCGGATCGGTCAGCGGCCTAAAAACCGGCGCGACGGTCGAGTTGAACGGTATTCCTGTCGGGGAGGTGATCGATATCCGGATTGACCCTGACAATGTGGAACGGGTGAAGGTAACGATCGAGGTGCCTGCCAGTACGCCGGTCCGCGCGGATACCGTGGCCAACATGCAGCTCCAGGGGATCACGGGCGGGGTCTCGATACAATTGTCCGGCGGCACCCAGGATGCCCCGCCACTGAAGGCGAGACCAGGCAAGAAGAACGCCGTGATCGCCTCGCAATCTTCCGCGCTGGAGCAATTTCTCGAAGGCGCGCCGGAACTGCTGACAGGCCTGCAAACCCTCGTCGCGCGGGCCGCAAGGTTGCTGAATACGGACAATCAGGATGCCTTCGCGCAAACCCTGGCCAACGCTGCGGCACTGACAGGCGCGCTCGCCGCGCGCACCGGCGATATCGAGCTGCTGCTCAGCGAAGCATCGGGTACGATGACGAATCTGCGCGAAGCGAGCCGGACGATGGTCGCCTTGTCGGCGCGCGCGGACGCCACACTCGCATCCGTCGGCAGCGCCGCCAACAGCGTGACCAGCACGGTGGAGGCCAGTCAGCCCGACCTCGCCGCTTTGATCGTGGACCTGCGGCGCACCTCGAATTCGATCACCACCATGACCGACGAAATGAATGCGTTGATCGAGGAGAACCGCCCGTCGTTGCGTGATTTCACGGGCGACGGCCTCTACGAACTGACCAGCTTCCTGACCGAGGCGCGGGCCCTGATCGACGGGCTTGACCGCGTGACCACGCAAGTCGAGCGCGATCCCGCCCGTTTTCTGTTCGGCAACCAGCAGCAGGGCTATGAAACAGCAAGATAA
- a CDS encoding response regulator, producing MAGIAATTPSEDSRQPPLVMIVDDDREQAEQIASFLSRFGISVAQEDNGFAAVNTMRREKPAVVIMDVRMPGLDGIKAAQLAANLDYKPKIILMSGYADQVKRATEEGLDVFAVVDKPLPLRVLVRFVQNALNDQDAT from the coding sequence ATGGCAGGAATTGCAGCCACGACCCCATCCGAAGACTCTCGCCAGCCACCGCTGGTGATGATTGTCGACGATGACCGCGAACAGGCCGAGCAGATCGCATCATTCCTGTCGCGGTTCGGGATTTCGGTTGCCCAGGAAGATAATGGTTTTGCCGCGGTCAACACGATGCGCCGGGAAAAACCCGCCGTCGTGATCATGGATGTCCGCATGCCGGGCCTGGACGGGATCAAGGCCGCTCAACTTGCGGCCAATCTCGATTACAAACCGAAGATTATTCTGATGTCGGGTTACGCGGACCAGGTCAAGCGTGCGACCGAAGAGGGTCTCGATGTCTTCGCGGTGGTCGACAAGCCGCTGCCGCTGCGCGTCCTGGTGCGGTTTGTACAGAACGCGCTGAACGATCAGGACGCGACCTAG
- a CDS encoding ABC transporter ATP-binding protein, which yields MTAAPEPTLDAVIRIRGLRTQFGANVIHDGLDLDVARGEVMGIVGGSGTGKSVLLRTIIGLNAPADGQIEMFGQEVTDSSDEERRAVQRRVGVLFQDGALFSSLTVAQNIAVPLAEHTPLSPELRSEIADVKINLVGLPLDAANKYPSELSGGMRKRAGLARALALDPEILFLDEPTAGLDPIGAARFDELIGELRDALGLTVVMITHDLDSLNAICDRIAVLLDKRIRVGTMQNLMADDHPWLRDYFHGPRARAAMDQPNEAEQR from the coding sequence ATGACCGCTGCACCAGAACCAACGCTCGATGCGGTGATCCGTATCCGCGGCCTGCGCACCCAGTTCGGTGCCAACGTTATCCATGACGGGCTCGACCTCGATGTGGCGCGCGGTGAGGTTATGGGCATCGTGGGCGGCTCGGGCACCGGCAAATCGGTTCTCCTGCGCACCATTATCGGCCTGAATGCGCCGGCCGACGGGCAGATCGAGATGTTCGGCCAGGAGGTCACAGACTCGAGCGACGAGGAACGACGCGCCGTCCAGCGCCGCGTCGGGGTTCTGTTTCAGGACGGTGCACTGTTCAGCTCCCTCACGGTCGCACAGAACATCGCCGTACCCCTGGCCGAACACACGCCCCTGTCGCCCGAGTTGCGGAGTGAAATCGCGGACGTGAAGATCAATCTGGTCGGCCTGCCTCTCGATGCAGCCAATAAATATCCCTCGGAACTCTCCGGTGGCATGCGCAAGCGCGCGGGCCTCGCGCGTGCGCTGGCACTCGATCCGGAAATCCTCTTCCTGGACGAGCCCACAGCGGGTCTGGACCCTATCGGTGCCGCGCGGTTTGACGAATTGATCGGCGAGCTGCGCGACGCGCTCGGACTTACGGTCGTGATGATCACACATGACCTGGACAGTCTGAACGCCATCTGTGACCGAATCGCCGTCCTCCTCGACAAACGGATTCGTGTCGGCACAATGCAGAATTTGATGGCAGATGATCACCCATGGCTGCGAGACTATTTCCACGGGCCGCGCGCCCGTGCGGCGATGGATCAGCCAAACGAAGCGGAGCAACGTTGA
- a CDS encoding ABC-type transport auxiliary lipoprotein family protein has translation MKQQDNPEFLAHSLRHAPRRGFLQGVGALSLTSALAGCGVGKLLPGQGPPPRLFRLSPKSTFDEDLPTVDWQLVIEEPISPTGLSTTRIPLQRRAVELEYYARANWTDRAPAMVHTLAVESFENSDRIVAVGRESLGLRSDFILKLDLREFQTEYTGEGPPAAHVRLNAKLVQMPQRTIIASQRFTRRIPAKADTLEEIVEAFDEALGKVLKELVTWTLRTGQAARG, from the coding sequence ATGAAACAGCAAGATAACCCGGAATTTCTGGCACACTCGTTGCGGCACGCGCCGCGTCGCGGATTCCTGCAGGGCGTCGGTGCCCTGTCCCTGACATCGGCGCTCGCCGGTTGCGGTGTCGGAAAGCTGTTGCCGGGCCAGGGCCCGCCGCCGCGCCTTTTCCGACTTTCTCCCAAAAGCACATTCGACGAGGATCTCCCGACCGTTGATTGGCAACTCGTGATCGAAGAGCCTATATCTCCAACGGGACTCAGCACGACACGGATTCCGCTTCAACGTCGCGCCGTCGAGCTGGAATATTACGCGCGCGCGAACTGGACGGACCGGGCACCGGCGATGGTGCATACGCTGGCAGTCGAATCGTTCGAGAATTCAGATCGTATCGTGGCCGTCGGACGCGAATCGCTGGGTCTGCGCTCGGACTTCATCCTGAAGCTCGACCTGCGGGAGTTTCAAACGGAATATACCGGCGAGGGTCCGCCGGCGGCCCACGTGCGCCTCAATGCCAAACTGGTTCAGATGCCCCAGCGGACCATCATCGCATCGCAGCGGTTTACCCGCCGCATTCCCGCCAAGGCAGACACACTCGAAGAGATCGTCGAGGCGTTCGACGAAGCCTTGGGCAAGGTGTTGAAGGAATTGGTAACCTGGACGTTGAGGACCGGGCAGGCCGCGCGGGGCTAG
- a CDS encoding PAS-domain containing protein: MAHAQMVALTRQARLSNFVPPVNSIILGFLLWGNVPTIALVVWVGIVWATSAVRWQLYRHYDTAVARGAGYGAKWRIIWIGVHLAAGMAWGIGSAVLFTQDSFLIQAYLVIFVLGMGAGATASFAPFFPALVAYLVPLTVPIAGILVIQENTESTVLGVSGVVFLLALVFLGRAANRNFSESFRLGVENETLTRGLKLTQDRLEGALDSMSDAFGLFDANDNLIEHNNKFRRLVHGAAVDEPRSMSYAQFLRALAVNGRVVDADQHPDEWVGDIQRLRGLGSMPVEIAMVDGTWLQLDDAPTDDGGTVTTLSDISDMKRQQVELSDSEQRFRDFTSAASDWVWELDSETRFTHVSGRFSEVSGRLGDYLIGHKIGEKPSEGSKEEWSRLIAAIAARQPFRNVRVKRPHGNGGDYHFLVNGRPIFGPSGQFLGYRGTGTDITAMVLAEDRAREAQSRLFDAIESIPAGFVLFDEMGRLILWNSRAPEYFPGASSRIVAGSTFEHLMRGSAENGAIAEVGEHSEAWVTSQAAWFENPRERREMRFSDGRHVQLLGRGTTDGGTVCVMTDITDIRLGQEELAEKTTLLQATLEGMGEGLIVLDGHLRAVLTNTRLDRLAVFGGDQDLLGAPFREILGSIGADIEHIADAPGNPEPDKSLDERLADGLPFQFEITRTGRQIMLVRADPLPHGGWVCVFTDITAERRAVAALEESEDRYRRLIEASPDMIAIQAQGRIVFANAAGAHLLGAASPAELIGRRALDFVHPDNHDSVRASKPMSGFHSDIEIHEFRGRRIDGTTFEGEATGIEFAYQGAPAVLVIIRDISDRKLAQAQLIQTSKLALLGEMAASMAHELNQPLNIIRMAADASLILMEENKADMVSHREEFDRISNQSERMADIINHMRVFSRQEDETEDRFNPIACVDSAASMVREQYRLDGVEVRTILPKVAPYVFGQPIRLEQVVLNLLANARDAVFSQKDMLVDGAGDRSRIEGGVIEVSAFVAGLDDDPAGRARPEEVVISVSDNGGGISEENLEQVFEPFFTTKRAGKGTGLGLAIGYSIISGMGGTISVANGPKGAVFEIRLPIAQPDSGVAHDTAADG; this comes from the coding sequence TTGGCGCATGCGCAGATGGTCGCGCTGACCCGGCAGGCGCGCCTGAGCAATTTCGTTCCGCCGGTTAACAGCATCATTCTGGGGTTTCTGCTTTGGGGTAATGTTCCGACGATTGCGCTGGTTGTCTGGGTCGGCATTGTGTGGGCGACCTCGGCAGTCCGCTGGCAGTTATACCGTCACTATGACACCGCCGTGGCGCGTGGCGCGGGCTATGGGGCCAAGTGGCGCATCATCTGGATCGGTGTTCATTTGGCGGCCGGGATGGCCTGGGGCATCGGTTCGGCGGTGCTGTTTACGCAAGACAGTTTTCTGATCCAGGCCTATCTGGTGATTTTCGTGCTCGGAATGGGCGCGGGCGCGACGGCGAGCTTTGCGCCATTCTTTCCGGCACTCGTCGCCTATCTGGTGCCGCTGACGGTTCCCATCGCGGGTATCCTCGTGATCCAGGAGAACACCGAAAGTACGGTGCTCGGTGTTTCGGGCGTCGTCTTCCTGTTGGCGCTTGTTTTCCTCGGCCGCGCGGCCAATCGGAATTTTTCGGAGAGTTTCCGGCTGGGAGTCGAGAACGAAACGCTGACACGCGGGCTAAAACTGACCCAGGACAGGCTGGAAGGCGCGCTCGACAGCATGTCGGATGCCTTCGGATTGTTCGACGCCAACGACAATCTGATCGAGCACAACAACAAGTTTCGACGGCTGGTGCACGGGGCGGCGGTGGACGAACCGCGATCGATGTCCTATGCGCAGTTTCTTCGTGCGCTCGCGGTGAATGGCCGCGTTGTGGATGCGGACCAGCATCCGGACGAATGGGTCGGGGATATTCAGCGCCTTCGCGGTCTGGGCAGCATGCCCGTTGAAATTGCGATGGTGGATGGAACATGGCTGCAGCTGGATGACGCACCCACCGACGACGGCGGCACCGTGACCACGCTTTCCGATATTTCGGACATGAAGCGCCAACAAGTCGAACTGTCCGACAGCGAGCAACGATTCCGGGATTTTACAAGCGCGGCTTCGGACTGGGTCTGGGAACTGGACTCCGAAACCCGCTTCACCCATGTCAGCGGCAGGTTCTCGGAAGTATCGGGGCGTCTGGGCGATTATTTGATCGGTCACAAAATTGGTGAGAAACCGTCGGAGGGGTCCAAGGAGGAGTGGAGCCGTCTGATCGCCGCGATCGCCGCGCGTCAGCCATTTCGCAACGTCCGGGTGAAACGGCCGCACGGCAACGGCGGGGATTACCATTTCCTGGTCAACGGCCGCCCGATCTTCGGGCCCTCGGGACAATTCCTCGGCTACCGCGGCACCGGCACGGACATCACGGCCATGGTTTTGGCGGAAGACCGGGCGCGTGAGGCGCAATCGCGTCTTTTCGACGCGATCGAATCGATCCCTGCCGGGTTCGTGCTGTTCGATGAGATGGGCCGATTGATCCTCTGGAACTCACGGGCGCCGGAATACTTCCCCGGTGCGAGTTCACGCATCGTCGCCGGCAGTACGTTCGAGCACTTGATGCGCGGATCCGCGGAGAATGGCGCGATTGCCGAGGTCGGCGAACATAGTGAGGCTTGGGTCACCAGCCAGGCGGCCTGGTTCGAGAACCCCCGTGAGCGGCGCGAGATGCGATTTTCGGACGGCCGCCACGTCCAGTTGCTCGGGCGCGGGACGACCGACGGCGGCACCGTGTGTGTGATGACCGACATCACCGATATCCGGTTGGGGCAGGAAGAGCTCGCGGAAAAGACCACGCTGCTGCAGGCCACGCTCGAAGGAATGGGCGAAGGGCTGATCGTGCTCGACGGGCATCTGCGCGCAGTTCTGACGAATACACGCCTCGATCGTCTGGCGGTGTTCGGCGGAGATCAGGATTTGCTCGGCGCGCCATTCCGGGAAATTCTCGGTTCGATTGGCGCCGATATCGAGCACATCGCCGACGCGCCCGGCAATCCGGAGCCGGACAAATCGCTCGATGAACGCCTCGCAGACGGGCTTCCGTTCCAGTTCGAAATCACGCGGACGGGACGCCAGATCATGCTCGTGCGCGCCGACCCGTTGCCGCATGGCGGCTGGGTTTGCGTGTTTACCGACATCACTGCGGAACGACGCGCCGTGGCCGCGCTGGAAGAAAGCGAGGATCGCTATCGCCGACTGATTGAAGCCTCACCGGATATGATCGCAATCCAGGCACAGGGTCGTATTGTCTTCGCGAACGCTGCCGGGGCCCATTTGCTGGGCGCGGCAAGTCCGGCCGAACTTATCGGGCGCCGGGCTCTGGACTTCGTGCATCCGGATAATCATGATTCGGTGCGCGCCTCGAAACCGATGTCGGGATTTCACAGCGATATCGAAATTCACGAATTCCGCGGACGCCGCATTGACGGCACGACGTTCGAAGGTGAGGCAACGGGTATCGAGTTCGCCTATCAGGGGGCACCGGCCGTCCTCGTGATCATCCGAGACATCAGCGACCGCAAGCTTGCCCAGGCGCAGCTCATCCAGACATCAAAATTGGCGCTGCTCGGCGAGATGGCGGCCAGCATGGCCCATGAGCTGAATCAGCCGCTGAACATTATTCGCATGGCGGCGGATGCCAGCTTGATCCTGATGGAAGAGAACAAGGCCGACATGGTGAGCCACCGCGAGGAGTTCGACCGTATTTCGAACCAGAGCGAGCGTATGGCTGACATCATCAACCACATGCGCGTGTTCAGCCGGCAGGAAGACGAAACCGAAGACAGGTTCAATCCGATCGCGTGCGTTGACTCCGCGGCATCAATGGTTCGCGAACAGTATCGCCTCGACGGGGTTGAGGTCCGGACGATCCTGCCCAAAGTGGCCCCCTATGTATTCGGTCAACCGATCCGCCTGGAGCAGGTGGTGCTGAATCTTCTGGCGAACGCACGCGACGCGGTTTTCAGCCAGAAGGACATGCTCGTGGACGGGGCCGGGGACCGTTCGCGTATCGAGGGCGGGGTGATTGAGGTTTCGGCCTTTGTCGCAGGCCTAGACGATGACCCCGCCGGGCGCGCGCGCCCCGAAGAAGTGGTGATCAGCGTTTCCGACAATGGCGGGGGCATATCCGAGGAAAATCTGGAGCAGGTGTTCGAACCCTTCTTCACGACGAAACGTGCCGGAAAGGGCACCGGACTCGGGCTGGCGATCGGTTACAGCATCATCAGCGGAATGGGGGGTACGATTTCCGTGGCCAACGGACCGAAGGGGGCTGTGTTCGAGATCAGGCTGCCGATCGCCCAGCCGGATTCAGGAGTCGCTCATGATACGGCGGCGGACGGCTAG
- a CDS encoding transglycosylase SLT domain-containing protein, which translates to MPNIFLIPRLKFLPSTMAASLFGLSLFIAVHPVNAMESKDICASAIDHAEREREIPSDLLTAIAQTESGRWDADREAVIAWPWTVTNGPDGRFFPTKAKAIAHVRALQARGIRNIDVGCMQINLRHHPDAFADLQQAFDPAANAAYAARFLSGLFESHRSWGEAIRRYHSKNTKFNRPYHQKVARAWNAARQNSAEAHRQAVIAAHLAQRARWRAERAAQLAAAR; encoded by the coding sequence ATGCCGAACATATTTCTCATCCCCCGCCTGAAGTTCCTGCCATCCACGATGGCCGCCAGCCTGTTCGGGCTGTCGCTCTTCATTGCCGTACATCCCGTCAACGCTATGGAATCCAAAGATATTTGCGCTTCGGCGATTGACCACGCGGAACGTGAACGCGAGATTCCCAGCGATCTCCTGACGGCGATCGCACAGACCGAATCCGGGCGATGGGACGCCGACCGCGAGGCAGTTATTGCCTGGCCATGGACGGTGACAAATGGTCCCGACGGGCGATTCTTTCCGACCAAGGCCAAGGCCATCGCCCATGTCCGGGCCTTGCAGGCACGCGGCATCCGGAATATCGATGTTGGCTGCATGCAGATCAATTTGCGCCATCACCCCGATGCCTTTGCTGATCTGCAGCAGGCATTCGACCCCGCGGCGAACGCCGCTTATGCGGCTCGCTTCCTGAGCGGTCTCTTCGAATCGCATCGGTCCTGGGGCGAGGCGATCCGGCGGTACCATTCCAAAAACACGAAATTCAACCGCCCGTATCACCAGAAGGTCGCGCGTGCCTGGAATGCCGCGCGGCAGAACTCCGCCGAAGCGCATCGACAGGCAGTGATCGCCGCCCATCTGGCACAACGCGCGCGCTGGCGCGCGGAACGCGCGGCCCAACTCGCCGCCGCCCGGTAG
- the dgcA gene encoding N-acetyl-D-Glu racemase DgcA produces MSLLHAQIETFALRRHFTISRGTKTETIVVVAQVSDGAATGRGECGPNARYGETPESVVSAIQSMAPAIRDGMTRAGLQAAMPAGAARNAIDCALWDLEARSTGIPAWLRAGLTEPEPVVTAFTLSADGPESMSREAETNAGRPLLKLKLTGEGDLARVRAVRAAAPNVRLIVDANEAWNVPVYEALVPELNALGVELIEQPFPAGDDEALVRLDRPVPVCADEAFHDRTSLPELKDKYDLVNIKLDKTGGLTEALAVCAAARADGFGVMVGCMVGTSLAMAPAMLVAQGAAYVDLDGPLLLARDRTPGLSIDGSCLALPQSGLWG; encoded by the coding sequence GTGAGCCTTCTGCACGCGCAGATCGAAACCTTCGCATTGCGGCGGCATTTCACGATCTCACGTGGGACCAAGACCGAGACAATCGTGGTGGTTGCCCAGGTATCGGACGGCGCGGCGACCGGGCGCGGCGAGTGCGGGCCAAACGCGCGTTACGGCGAGACGCCGGAGAGTGTCGTGTCGGCAATTCAGTCGATGGCACCTGCGATCAGGGATGGCATGACGCGGGCCGGACTGCAGGCGGCGATGCCTGCGGGCGCGGCGCGCAATGCGATCGATTGCGCGCTTTGGGATTTGGAGGCTCGATCCACGGGCATACCAGCCTGGTTGCGCGCCGGATTGACGGAACCGGAACCGGTGGTCACGGCGTTCACCTTGAGCGCTGACGGGCCGGAGTCGATGTCTCGCGAGGCGGAAACCAATGCCGGCCGCCCGCTGCTGAAACTGAAACTGACCGGTGAGGGCGATCTCGCGCGAGTCCGGGCGGTACGTGCGGCGGCACCGAATGTGCGTCTGATCGTCGATGCCAATGAAGCCTGGAATGTCCCTGTCTACGAGGCGCTCGTGCCGGAATTGAATGCACTGGGCGTAGAGTTGATCGAGCAGCCTTTTCCAGCCGGAGATGACGAGGCGCTGGTTCGGTTGGACCGCCCCGTTCCGGTGTGTGCGGATGAGGCCTTTCACGACCGGACAAGCCTGCCGGAGCTCAAGGACAAGTACGATCTGGTGAACATAAAGCTGGACAAGACCGGGGGACTGACCGAGGCGCTGGCCGTGTGTGCCGCGGCCCGTGCGGATGGTTTCGGGGTGATGGTCGGCTGCATGGTTGGCACCAGCCTCGCAATGGCGCCGGCAATGCTTGTTGCCCAAGGCGCGGCCTATGTGGATCTCGATGGCCCGTTGTTGTTGGCCCGGGACCGTACGCCGGGCCTGTCGATCGATGGCAGTTGCCTCGCACTGCCGCAATCGGGCTTGTGGGGCTGA